The DNA window CACAAGCGGTTCTCGCTATCCTGCTCCTAACGCACGCGCTGAAAACGCATCAACGCAATTCAGATTGGCGTACAGAATACTCCCTGTTCATGTCTGGCGTCCATGTAAATCAGCGCAACGCCAAGCTGTACAACAACGTGGGACACGCTTTGGAAAACGAAGGAAAGTTCGAAGAGGCATTGCTCTATTTCCAGCAGGCCGTGCGTATTCAGACCGATGACATCGGAGCTCACATTAATGTGGGTCGCACGTTCAATAATCTCAAGCGGTATGCGGAGGCAGAACAAGCGTATGTTCAGGCTAAGGCTCTGTTTCCACAAGCTAAGCCGGGTGTCAGTTATCATGCACGCATAGCTCCTAATCACTTAAATGTGTTTATAAACCTGGCGAATCTCATAGCCAAGAATCAAACGCGTCTGGAGGAGGCTGACCATCTCTATCGCCAGGCTATCAGCATGAGGAGTGACTATGTTCAAGTAAGATTTAAAGATTAGTTTTTTTCTAATACCAATACTTACAAAACTGTATTTTACAGGCTTACATCAATCGTGGCGACATTCTTATGAAGCTGAATCGCACAGCTCAAGCACAGGAGGTGTACGAGCAGGCACTGCTTTATGATAATGAAAATGCAGACATCTACTATAATCTGGGAGTAGTTTTCCTCGAGCAGGGCAAGAGCCAGCAGGCACAGGTGTACTTTAACAAGGCAATCGAACTGTTCCCGGAGCACGAACAGGCATTGCTGAACTCGGCTATTCTGCTGCAGGAACTGGGCGGCGAGGAAGCCCGCAGGGTGTCCCGCTCTCGGCTGTACAAAGTTTTGGAGAATGATGATCAGAACGAGAAGGTGTACTTCAACCTTGGTATGCTGGCCATGGACGAGTCAAGTTTTGATGAGGCTGAGCAGTTTTTTAAGAGAGCTATACACCTAAAGGCAGACTTTCGTAGTGCACTTTTTAATCTGGCTCTGCTACTGGCCGACACAAAACGGCCTTTGGATGCAGTGCCATTTTTGAATCAACTGATTCGTCATCACCCTTCGCATGTTAAGGGCTTGATCCTGCTGGGCGACATCTACATAAATCATATGAAGGATCTGGACGAGGCCGAAAAGTGCTACCGCAGCATACTTCACTACGATCCGCACAACACTCAGGGCTTGCACAACCTCTGTGTGGTATTCGTGGAACGTAAGAGGCTGGCAAAGGCAGCTGCATGCTTGCAGTACGCCCAACGGTTGGCACCAGCCGAGGACTATATCGGGCGGCATTTGCAGATTGTTCTTGCACGATTGCAGAAAATCAACAAGTTACCTGAGTCGGCGCCAGAGCGAAAGCTCGCGTATGAGGACTATGATCCCCTTGAGTTTAAATTGCCCCAGGATCGAGCATCGCATAAGGCGCGTAAACGATCGTAGCAGAAGCTAGCATAAATCAAATATCAGTTATGAGCATGTAAAAAGACAAAAGTTGAGTTAGTGGAACGAAAGGTTCTCACATTCTGTGAGACAAACAGAGTCTgataaaaataacacaaagTGAAGATGTGGAGCATTCCACGCAATTCCGTTGTACTTATTAGTTAATAACGTAATTCTTTGATCATGTACTCATTTTGAAGATATTTATACACTTATACAGTCGCAATGTGGAACCTGATATTCTTTTTGTAAATAGAttatgtaatttatatatgaAGGCCTAGCGGTctggcatttatttaaataacgTTGGGACGTgtactaaaaaaataaaaaacgtatAACACTAAACACGAGGATGGTGTTTCATGAAGGCAATAAACACATTCTTTGATCAATAgctgtttatatttatttagagcTTAGTATAAGTTAGTAGTGCTCTCTTACCTACTAATAGTAGTGgcattttaaatagtttacaTTAGTCCTTGATTTGTTGCTATATGCTGATTATAAAACTGATATTACTTTAAATGACATTTACTCTGATTCGCTTACAAGTGAACTTATCGTTAGAGGGGCACATTAAGATTTACAAAGTTGTAGGACCTGTCCTAAATAATTTCTTATAAAATCGGTGAGCACATTCTGACTATACGTTATACAATGATAGCTACTACATTACTCATTTCAACGATGTTCTACCAAACCCGACTTCGAGTGACTAGATTTCCGATAATATTTTCAACAATGATTCGCCCGGAGTGACTTCATCCGCACTCCAGATAATCAGCTGTACATAAGGCAACGGGCCAACCCGAGGATCCAAGCCAGCTCCTCACTCGCAGGCTATTTTGCCATCGAAACTGCTGAGTGCTATGGCAAAGGCCTGCATGGCGCACAGGGGATAGCGATAGTCCATGGTGAAGACGTCCTCCGAGGTGCGGCCGAACTGCATCACAATATACTCCGGATCGGAGTCGTGGACCAACTGAAAGTTCTTCACCGACGCCTGGGTGACGCGTCCATGAAAGTTGAGCACATACGATTGGGTTTCGTCGTTCCACACTGGCGTCTTATTGTGCAGCTCCACAATATTATCCATGTTCTataaaattcaacaaattagtagattatatatattattagcATAAGCATCTTACCTTCATTTTCCACAGGTCGAGGATGCCCTGCTGTTTGGGATCCGCCGAACTGATCTTGACACGCTGATCGTCCTCAGTCATGCCCGGCAGTATAACAGTCATGTTGCGCGGTCCCTTGAATCCCAAGATGTTCGTGTCCTGTGTAAAGGTTATACATTGAgatggttttccttttggGGGTGCCTTTGTGAACTTACATAAATAATAACGGCCAGGTCCAGTCTAGGACTCTCAGTGCTCTCCTTGTTGCCGTTGTCAAAGACCGTGAAGGATGTGCCAAAGACATTGGAGCGGAGTTTGCCGCAGAAGCCATCGGCATTGCGGGACAAATCCGTGGGATCGCAGCTGACAATGTAGTTGGATGTCTTGCTCTTCTTGCGTTTGCGACCTAAGAAGCGCATCAAATTTTAGACAGCTCTTTAGAGGATCCATATCAATAGCCCACCTCCCAGCAGAAAAATCTTCTTGCCGTAGTCGCGTTCCAGGTGCAAGTAGTAGATGGGAAAGAGACCGCGGTCCATGCCCTTGCGGTCCCGCGTGATGCGGCACTTGTAGAGCACTCCCTGTGGCGCTGGTTGCATCACGAACTGGTCGATGTTGCCGATGACATCACCCTCGGACTCTCCACCAGTTCCGTTCCCCGTTCCATTGCTGCTGCCCTCCAGCGTCGCGTCCTTGTACGGCGACGAGGCCATGCCGGCGGGACGCACTGGAGCAGCGGCCGCCACATTGCGATTGGTGTAGTCATCCTCGTCCAGATTGTCGCTGAAGGAATGCTGGCGGGCACGTGGTTTCTGGGACTGCGTCGAGTTGGCGCTGTGGGATGCGgactgctgatgctgctcaATCACCGTCACCGGACTGCTCTCCTCGTCCTCCAACTCGTGCGAGGAGATCTCCTCTATAAGATCAGCTGAACAGAAAAgagcaataataaataagtattatTTAACATAGGTACAAAACTATATGTTTAAATACAGAAAAAGTAAGCACCAGTTTAAAGTTGCTAGTGCTAGTTGCTaagttataaatttatattttggcCCACGCCATCGTAAGCTGATAGTAAGCAAAGTAAATACCTTTTCTTCGAGTGTACGGCCACTTACCCTCCTGGTTAATGGTGCTCAGGCTGCGCATGTTGTTCGAGTGGTTGCGGCTCGTGTTGACGGCAACCGGAGTAATGCCTCCGGGACTGCCGTTGGTGAGTATCTGGTCCGGATTTTGGGGCGAACTGATGAACTGCATGGGGCCGTCGTAGGCGTGCAGTTCCCGGCTGTTGCTGCGCATCCCGGACATCGGCCGGTTGATCTGCAGATCGCTCGCCTGGACCATTCCCGGCGAGGCTCTCTTCTGCCGGATGTAGGCCTCCATCAGCTGGCGCTGCAAGCAGATAAACCGAAAATATTGTTTACTCAACGCACCAATCGTAAGTCACTCAAGGATTACTTAGATTACGAACCACCTAAGGTAATAAgataataaatcaaataattgcGATTACAAGCGCACTTTCTGATAAGAGGCAGTGAATTGTTTTGTAGGCATGGTGgcaattatttttgattttctgaAAACCCAATTAGGCGGCCCAGTTTCAAGTTGCAACAAATTGCGGGAACAGAATTTACACCCACGGAGCGGATAAATAACCGCAATAAATGCCAgaatatttgcatatgcatGGATACCCCTAATCCCCTGCggaaaaatgcaaatcgcTCAGCAGGTAATTGGACCAGCATCCCAAGGGGGTAACCAAAACAGAGAGAGAACCAAGCTGATCCATCAGCACCACCGCAGTGTACTATCCATCCCACTCAGTGGATTCTGGGTGGGTGTGGGAGTGTGGGAATGTAGTAGTGTGGGAATCCGAATGCAaatggaagtggatgtggaacGACATGTGGGACAGCGGTtgatgctgatgttgatgGCAATGATTTCattaaagatttaaatttCAAGTTCACGTTCATGTTTATcagcaggaaaaacaaaagccgtATCTGTCAAAAGTTGCGCTGAAATTGCGCATATAAATCAAGTGAAATATCCCAAGCTTTATggcttttcgttttttatctGCTTCTCAAAGCGAAGGAAAGGAGGTAATGCCCAGAAATACTGcatcatatttttaatatttaataaagaaattcGCGTGGCTAAGCCAAtccataaataatataatatcaaaCATTTCGCCCTTCTCTTTTGCataataattgaatattgGTTCGATAGACATCCTTTTTAGTTCTTTTATTGCTTGGGGTATATATCTATTTGAGGCTCTACAAAAATCGGGGATTACAGGAAGTTAACGTTACTCAGGATGCTTTCGATGGTGGAGTTCACCTCGCGCTCCTTGGGCGCCGGATCGCACTGGTGCTGGAAGAAGCCGGGCAGATCCTGCTCCGACTCGAACGCACTCGTCCTATTGGCGCCCAGCCAGAGGTCGAGCCGGTCGTAGATGACTCCAGTGGGTCCCTGCTGCAGGAACCAGTCGATGGACTCTCGGTCCTTGAGGTCCGAGCCCCAGAGCAGGACGATGGGCACCTGAGCCTTCGCCCGTTGTACCAATCCCGGATCCGCCTTGACGAACACGGCGTTGGGTGAAACTCCGCCCAGATCGAAGGCCTGGGCAAAGTTGACGCTCTGCTCCACGTTGCTGGTCCGGGGATCGTTGAAGTGGTTCTCCTTGCTGCCGGAGAGGAAGAGCACCGGGTACATGTGCTGCTTGAAGCGCAGCAGGGAGCACAAATCCGCGTCGAAGCTCTTGATCACATTGAGTCGGCCGCAGCCATATTGTCGGATCACCGCCAGGATGCGGTCCACGAACAGGTTCTTGTCCAGCGTCTGTTCGCTCTCAAATTGTCCATCGGCCTTCAGCTGTGGCCACTTGATCTCGATGTCGAATCCGGTTGACAGGTTCACCCGCTCAAAGAAATCCTGTAAGGTGGGGAAAAGTCGCTGCTCCGGCGGCTCCACATTGTTGTGCGCCGGATACTCGACGATCTTGTTGCCTACGATTTGGTACGTCTTCAGATCCTTGAGCTGCTCATAGGATATGTCCTTTAACAGCACCTCGGTCAGGTCATCCTTGCTCGTCGGCGTCTTGGAGTCAATGCAGACGCGAATGGAGAAATCATGGTTGATGATGGGCACCAGGTCGCTGGTCAGCTGCACATCGAACTCTACGAGATCGGCACCCATTTCGGCGGAGGCCAGCATGGTGGCCACCGTGTTCTCGATAAGCGGTGCCGCATTCGTGGTGACCGTGAGAGATTTTCCCAATCCCCGATGACCAATCTCCAGGGCTGTCCAATTGGAGCGCCAGTAGTTGGCGAAACTGGTGCGCAGATCAAAGCCATCCTTCTCCATAGGGCGGATGTGCAGGTACTCCATTTGTAGTTGACCCACCACACGCTGCCAAAGCGGCGAAATGAGGTCGATGGAAGCTTTGCCTTCGGTACCGGAGAACGCGGTGTGCAGGAGGTGCGAGTATCCAAGGAGGCGCACCAGGTCACCCTCCGGCTGTTCGGCATAGACCTCGACCAGGTAAGCCACTCGATCCAGCTGTTCCACGTTCACATGGAACATGAGGATGTCGCCGGTGGCGTAGGGCACTCCGTACTCCGGCTGCACCCGGAGTTTACTGTCTCCGTACACCATTCGCACGAACTCCACATTGGCGCGAGCCGAACTGAGGATGGGCACCAGGCTCTTTGGATCCACGGGCTGCAAACGCAGGCGGAGCTTTTCCTGTCCCACCTCCGGTTGCTCCTCTAAAATCAGAGCCTCGCGGAACACTTTCAGCTGCAGGATATTGCCCGAGTCCTGAAGCCAGCCACGCGACAACTGGCGCTCATTGTCAATTAGTCCAAACTCATCGCTGCGATTGCCACTGAACTTGGTGGTATTGAAGGACCTGGCCAGGACATGCGACTCCCAGCGGCGAATCTGCACGGCTCCACTTTGGCCAACGGCGGCGGCAAAGTAGCGATACTCCACGCTGCTGTTCTGCGGTATCTCCACGGATGCGCTCCAAACATTGAGAATTGCTGTCCGGTTGAGAAGCACGGCGCGCCTGGCTTGCCAGGCACCCAGAACTGGCAGATTGCCCACCAGGGCAGGCCGCTCGAAGGAAGCCAGTTGATTCGCATCCGGCAGCGTTAGGGTGAAGTTGAAGAGCAGCGGGGCATTCCGCTTGAGGGGCACATAGCGCCGGGCCGCGTAGTACTTCTCGTAGTAGGAGGTGTCGCAGAACGTCTCCACGGGGAGCAGGCACAGGGCACTGAGCCAGGCGACGGTGAAAGCCACGAAAGTCTTCGACCAGGACACCGACATGTCTGCCCTCGACGGCGCACGAAGTGGTACTGTGGAAACGGGCTGTGTGTACTTAGGCGTCTGACCACCACCTCCTAGCACTGGAATCACGGGGGCGAGATTTATGGCAGTGGCCACATCTTCGAGTGCCCGAGATGATAAGGTTCCGAGATATCAAAGTAACGGCGCGACAGGGAAATCCGTCTCGTCTGGCCGGCGGTCAAACCCGTTCTGTTCATGCACGTGTGCCCTAAACTCGTGCACTTAccgatacagatacggattcGTTCACAGAAACAGTTACGGATTTAGATGCGAAAGCTTTGGGGTGGCGTCCACGTCATCGTCATccacatcaacatcaacatcaacggTGCCAGTTTAAATGAATTTGATTTCGAGTGTTGCGCAAAAGCTTCACCTTCGGTGGGTGGGATTGGTACTGGGTTTTGGATGGGGTGGCATGGCATGGCATGGATTGGAATA is part of the Drosophila yakuba strain Tai18E2 chromosome 2R, Prin_Dyak_Tai18E2_2.1, whole genome shotgun sequence genome and encodes:
- the LOC26534920 gene encoding glycerophosphocholine phosphodiesterase GPCPD1, which encodes MSVSWSKTFVAFTVAWLSALCLLPVETFCDTSYYEKYYAARRYVPLKRNAPLLFNFTLTLPDANQLASFERPALVGNLPVLGAWQARRAVLLNRTAILNVWSASVEIPQNSSVEYRYFAAAVGQSGAVQIRRWESHVLARSFNTTKFSGNRSDEFGLIDNERQLSRGWLQDSGNILQLKVFREALILEEQPEVGQEKLRLRLQPVDPKSLVPILSSARANVEFVRMVYGDSKLRVQPEYGVPYATGDILMFHVNVEQLDRVAYLVEVYAEQPEGDLVRLLGYSHLLHTAFSGTEGKASIDLISPLWQRVVGQLQMEYLHIRPMEKDGFDLRTSFANYWRSNWTALEIGHRGLGKSLTVTTNAAPLIENTVATMLASAEMGADLVEFDVQLTSDLVPIINHDFSIRVCIDSKTPTSKDDLTEVLLKDISYEQLKDLKTYQIVGNKIVEYPAHNNVEPPEQRLFPTLQDFFERVNLSTGFDIEIKWPQLKADGQFESEQTLDKNLFVDRILAVIRQYGCGRLNVIKSFDADLCSLLRFKQHMYPVLFLSGSKENHFNDPRTSNVEQSVNFAQAFDLGGVSPNAVFVKADPGLVQRAKAQVPIVLLWGSDLKDRESIDWFLQQGPTGVIYDRLDLWLGANRTSAFESEQDLPGFFQHQCDPAPKEREVNSTIESILSNVNFL
- the LOC6530695 gene encoding protein king tubby isoform X2; the encoded protein is MSAINSRNQKMEQQRQLMEAYIRQKRASPGMVQASDLQINRPMSGMRSNSRELHAYDGPMQFISSPQNPDQILTNGSPGGITPVAVNTSRNHSNNMRSLSTINQEADLIEEISSHELEDEESSPVTVIEQHQQSASHSANSTQSQKPRARQHSFSDNLDEDDYTNRNVAAAAPVRPAGMASSPYKDATLEGSSNGTGNGTGGESEGDVIGNIDQFVMQPAPQGVLYKCRITRDRKGMDRGLFPIYYLHLERDYGKKIFLLGGRKRKKSKTSNYIVSCDPTDLSRNADGFCGKLRSNVFGTSFTVFDNGNKESTESPRLDLAVIIYDTNILGFKGPRNMTVILPGMTEDDQRVKISSADPKQQGILDLWKMKNMDNIVELHNKTPVWNDETQSYVLNFHGRVTQASVKNFQLVHDSDPEYIVMQFGRTSEDVFTMDYRYPLCAMQAFAIALSSFDGKIACE
- the LOC6530695 gene encoding protein king tubby isoform X1, with the protein product MSAINSRNQKMEQQRQLMEAYIRQKRASPGMVQASDLQINRPMSGMRSNSRELHAYDGPMQFISSPQNPDQILTNGSPGGITPVAVNTSRNHSNNMRSLSTINQEGKWPYTRRKADLIEEISSHELEDEESSPVTVIEQHQQSASHSANSTQSQKPRARQHSFSDNLDEDDYTNRNVAAAAPVRPAGMASSPYKDATLEGSSNGTGNGTGGESEGDVIGNIDQFVMQPAPQGVLYKCRITRDRKGMDRGLFPIYYLHLERDYGKKIFLLGGRKRKKSKTSNYIVSCDPTDLSRNADGFCGKLRSNVFGTSFTVFDNGNKESTESPRLDLAVIIYDTNILGFKGPRNMTVILPGMTEDDQRVKISSADPKQQGILDLWKMKNMDNIVELHNKTPVWNDETQSYVLNFHGRVTQASVKNFQLVHDSDPEYIVMQFGRTSEDVFTMDYRYPLCAMQAFAIALSSFDGKIACE